The following are encoded in a window of Paraburkholderia hospita genomic DNA:
- a CDS encoding acetyl-CoA hydrolase/transferase family protein codes for MYEDRIRCAAVRGKITSAAQAALLIDNGMRVGASGFTRAGDAKAVPVALAERARSEGKPLRITLITGASLGHGVDSLLTDAGVLARRLPFQVDNTLRKAINRGDVMFVDQHLSETVEMLRAGQLGKLDVAIIEAIAITETGGIVPTTSVGNSASFAILADKVIVEINLAQPLALEGLHDIWIPGRRPHRDPLPVVRPSDRVGTTAIEIPPEKIAAIVITNKPDSPSTALPADEDTGLIAGHLIDFLQHEVSHGRMPSPLPPLQAGIGTIANAVLAGFADSPFEPFTIYSEVLQDSTFDLMDAGKVTFASGASITLTEKRQAQVFGDLARYRDRLVLRPQEVSNHPEVIRRLGLIALNTALEFDIYGNVNSTHVGGTHMMNGIGGSGDFARNASCAIFATKSIAKDGAISSVVPMVPHVDHNEHDVDIVVTEIGLADLRGLAPRERASLIIDNCVHPLYRDLLRDYYRDALRFGGQTPHVLREAFAWHARFQETGSMLPERNVAV; via the coding sequence ATGTACGAAGACCGGATTCGCTGTGCCGCGGTGCGCGGCAAGATCACGTCGGCGGCGCAGGCAGCGCTGCTGATCGACAATGGCATGCGCGTCGGCGCGAGCGGCTTCACGCGCGCGGGCGATGCGAAGGCGGTTCCCGTTGCGCTGGCTGAACGCGCGCGCAGCGAAGGCAAGCCGCTGCGGATCACGTTGATAACGGGCGCCTCGCTGGGTCATGGCGTCGACAGTCTGTTGACGGATGCCGGCGTGCTTGCGCGCCGTCTGCCGTTCCAGGTCGACAACACGTTGCGCAAGGCGATCAATCGCGGCGACGTGATGTTCGTCGACCAGCATCTGTCGGAGACGGTCGAAATGTTGCGCGCCGGCCAACTCGGCAAGCTCGACGTCGCGATCATCGAAGCCATCGCGATTACCGAGACGGGCGGCATCGTGCCGACCACATCAGTCGGCAATTCGGCGAGCTTCGCGATTCTCGCCGACAAGGTGATCGTCGAAATCAATCTGGCGCAGCCGCTCGCGCTCGAAGGCCTGCACGACATCTGGATTCCGGGCCGCCGTCCGCATCGCGATCCGCTGCCCGTCGTGCGCCCGAGCGATCGCGTCGGCACGACGGCGATCGAGATCCCGCCCGAGAAGATCGCCGCCATCGTCATCACGAACAAGCCCGACAGCCCGTCGACCGCATTGCCCGCCGACGAAGACACGGGGTTGATCGCTGGTCACCTGATCGACTTTCTGCAGCATGAGGTCTCGCATGGACGCATGCCGTCGCCGCTGCCGCCGTTGCAGGCTGGCATCGGCACGATTGCGAATGCGGTGCTGGCCGGCTTCGCCGACTCGCCGTTCGAGCCGTTCACGATCTACTCGGAAGTCCTGCAGGATTCGACCTTCGATCTGATGGACGCCGGCAAGGTCACGTTCGCATCGGGCGCGTCGATCACGTTGACGGAAAAGCGCCAGGCGCAGGTATTCGGCGATCTCGCGCGCTATCGCGACCGGCTCGTGCTGCGTCCGCAGGAAGTCAGCAACCATCCGGAAGTGATTCGCCGTCTGGGCCTGATCGCGCTGAACACGGCGCTCGAGTTCGACATCTACGGCAACGTGAATTCGACACATGTCGGCGGCACGCACATGATGAATGGCATCGGCGGTTCGGGCGACTTCGCGCGCAACGCGTCGTGCGCGATCTTCGCGACGAAATCGATTGCGAAGGACGGCGCGATTTCGAGCGTCGTGCCGATGGTGCCGCACGTGGACCACAACGAACATGACGTCGATATCGTCGTGACGGAGATCGGCCTGGCGGATTTGCGCGGACTCGCGCCGCGCGAACGGGCGTCGCTGATCATCGACAATTGCGTGCATCCGCTGTATCGCGATCTGCTGCGTGACTATTATCGTGACGCGCTGCGCTTCGGCGGACAAACGCCGCACGTGCTGCGCGAAGCGTTCGCATGGCACGCGCGGTTCCAGGAAACGGGATCGATGCTGCCGGAGCGAAACGTCGCGGTGTGA
- a CDS encoding FUSC family protein, giving the protein MKRQHAIKQVSSDTFGWRAGMLRAIADAGTEWATTDGLIWLHLFKTVLAALLALGIAMLLELQQPRTAMTTVFVLMQPFSGMVLAKSFYRIVGTFVGMLAALLLGALFAQQPELYMIGITAWMGACVAAAVRYRHFRWYGFVLAGYTAALIGIPTVMQPNGLFLAALTRAAEVAIGIICSAAVSALIVPRRSSLALQNALQSRHLNFTAFAMKVLDGAVERGTSERYFADLVDEVVGFEATRAFAAFEDPGMRSRSQVLARLNHEFMDVCARLHALHQLRKRLRDNPSVQVVQATAPYLHELSQLLGAHKERRFDSSDAARIAIRLKAFQSTLPARMRATRRPLESDEPQCLPDFDTAGELLYRFVVEFIRYIDTYASLETNHNPARERPPVRYVSRTNAFVVACTFARTAAVVGAISWFWIATNWPSGGMAVIGAALTCALTSSAPNPVKLALQMSVGAACATIAGYLVTCYVYPAVDGFPLLCTMLAPVLAAGTFFASRTKTAGYGVGFTVFFCLLAAPDNVVVYAPDLLINNGISIVVSMLVTAIGAAIVFPVQMPWLIARIEGDLRSQVTLACTAPLAGLAQRFQSSTHDLMHQLRMLLPKRSRRHRNALRWMLATLEVGHATIDLRSEIERATYASDVHARWKPSLDRVTRDLAQLFERPDRAHAERTQISVRAAMRVVQQVLETVHTDREKRHDQQRILSCLHFIRTALLDKGAPFDTR; this is encoded by the coding sequence ATGAAACGCCAGCATGCGATCAAGCAAGTGTCGTCCGATACTTTCGGATGGCGGGCTGGCATGCTGCGCGCGATCGCCGACGCCGGCACAGAGTGGGCGACCACCGACGGCCTCATCTGGCTTCATCTGTTCAAGACGGTATTGGCTGCGCTGCTTGCGCTGGGCATCGCGATGCTGCTCGAACTGCAGCAACCGCGCACCGCGATGACGACGGTGTTCGTCCTGATGCAGCCGTTCAGCGGGATGGTACTCGCGAAGAGTTTTTATCGGATCGTCGGGACCTTCGTCGGCATGCTGGCCGCGCTGCTGCTTGGCGCGCTGTTCGCGCAGCAGCCCGAGCTGTACATGATCGGCATCACCGCCTGGATGGGCGCGTGCGTGGCGGCGGCAGTCCGGTATCGGCATTTTCGGTGGTACGGCTTCGTGCTGGCTGGCTATACCGCGGCGTTGATCGGCATCCCGACGGTGATGCAGCCGAATGGCCTGTTCCTCGCCGCGTTGACGCGCGCCGCGGAAGTAGCGATCGGCATCATCTGCTCGGCGGCCGTCAGCGCGCTGATCGTGCCGCGTCGATCGAGCCTCGCGCTGCAAAACGCGCTGCAATCGAGGCATCTCAATTTTACTGCCTTCGCTATGAAAGTGCTCGATGGGGCCGTCGAGCGCGGCACGTCCGAGCGCTATTTCGCGGATCTCGTCGATGAAGTCGTGGGTTTCGAGGCCACACGGGCGTTCGCCGCTTTCGAGGATCCCGGCATGCGCTCGCGCAGTCAGGTGCTTGCAAGGTTGAACCACGAGTTCATGGATGTTTGCGCACGACTGCATGCGCTGCATCAGTTGAGAAAGCGCCTGCGCGACAATCCATCTGTCCAGGTCGTGCAAGCGACTGCGCCATATTTACACGAGCTTTCGCAATTGCTCGGCGCACACAAAGAACGTCGCTTCGATTCATCCGATGCCGCCCGCATCGCGATCAGACTCAAAGCCTTCCAGTCGACGCTGCCCGCCAGAATGCGTGCGACACGCCGGCCGCTGGAATCCGACGAGCCGCAATGTCTGCCCGATTTCGACACAGCGGGCGAATTGCTGTATCGCTTCGTCGTCGAGTTCATCCGCTATATCGATACGTATGCGTCGCTGGAGACCAATCACAATCCGGCGCGCGAGCGGCCGCCCGTGCGCTACGTAAGCCGCACCAACGCGTTCGTGGTGGCTTGCACGTTTGCGCGCACGGCGGCTGTCGTCGGCGCGATCAGCTGGTTCTGGATCGCGACGAACTGGCCGAGCGGCGGCATGGCCGTGATCGGCGCGGCGCTCACCTGCGCGCTGACTTCATCGGCGCCGAACCCCGTCAAGCTCGCGCTGCAGATGTCAGTCGGCGCGGCGTGCGCGACGATCGCCGGCTATCTGGTCACGTGCTACGTATATCCCGCCGTCGATGGTTTCCCGCTGCTGTGCACGATGCTCGCGCCCGTGCTTGCGGCCGGCACATTCTTCGCGTCGCGGACGAAGACAGCGGGGTATGGCGTTGGCTTCACGGTATTTTTCTGCCTGCTCGCCGCGCCCGACAACGTCGTCGTCTACGCGCCCGATCTGCTGATCAACAACGGCATCTCGATAGTCGTGTCGATGCTCGTGACGGCCATCGGCGCCGCAATCGTCTTTCCGGTGCAGATGCCGTGGCTGATCGCGCGTATCGAAGGCGACTTGCGCAGTCAGGTCACGCTGGCGTGCACGGCGCCGCTAGCGGGTCTCGCGCAGCGCTTCCAGTCGAGCACGCACGACCTGATGCACCAGTTGCGCATGCTGCTGCCGAAGCGCTCGCGACGCCATCGCAACGCGCTCAGATGGATGCTCGCCACGCTCGAAGTCGGCCACGCCACCATCGACCTACGCAGCGAGATAGAACGCGCCACATACGCGAGCGACGTGCACGCCCGATGGAAACCGTCTCTCGATCGCGTCACGCGCGATCTCGCGCAGCTATTCGAGCGGCCCGACCGCGCGCATGCCGAGCGAACCCAAATCTCCGTGCGTGCGGCGATGCGGGTCGTGCAGCAAGTGCTGGAAACCGTCCACACGGATCGCGAGAAACGTCACGATCAGCAGCGCATTCTCAGTTGCCTGCATTTCATCCGCACGGCGCTGCTCGACAAAGGCGCGCCCTTCGACACGCGTTAA
- a CDS encoding LysR family transcriptional regulator: MDTLQNMRVFVRVVEAGSFTAAAQSLNTTTGAMSRAVSELEAHLRTRLLNRSTRRLALTTAGETYLKRCQQILADIDNAEEEASGAHERPSGVLRMHSFASIGQHYVLPAISRYRALYPEVAVELTLSQQLPDLFEGSADVAVVGASTLPNSDLVSLLLGATFSILCASPAYIHAHDAPKTPADLLHHDCLLLKTPAFPTSEWTLDGPNGSEVLNVNGPVQVNIAESLIVAIREGIGIGILPLYAAIDGLRSGSIVRVLPEYTLQKMNVYALYPSRKFIDAKTRTWVEFLRTHLPQVIARDVALLGEVARQNIAADDALHANEGGEAASRS; the protein is encoded by the coding sequence ATGGATACGTTACAAAACATGCGAGTGTTCGTGCGCGTCGTCGAAGCAGGCAGCTTCACGGCAGCGGCGCAATCGCTCAATACGACGACGGGCGCGATGTCTCGTGCGGTTTCAGAACTCGAGGCGCATTTGCGGACGCGTCTGCTCAATCGATCGACACGGCGCCTCGCGTTGACAACTGCCGGTGAGACATATCTGAAGCGATGTCAGCAGATTCTTGCTGATATCGACAATGCGGAAGAAGAAGCGAGCGGCGCGCATGAGCGGCCATCGGGCGTGCTGCGGATGCATAGCTTTGCGAGCATCGGACAGCACTATGTGTTGCCTGCCATTTCGCGGTATCGCGCGCTGTATCCTGAAGTGGCCGTTGAGTTGACGCTCTCGCAGCAGTTGCCGGATCTGTTCGAGGGAAGCGCGGATGTGGCTGTCGTAGGCGCGTCGACGCTGCCCAATTCGGATCTCGTGTCGCTTTTGCTTGGGGCGACGTTCAGCATTCTGTGCGCGTCGCCTGCGTATATTCACGCGCACGATGCGCCAAAAACGCCCGCCGATCTGTTGCATCACGACTGTTTGTTGCTCAAGACGCCCGCTTTTCCAACCAGCGAATGGACACTCGATGGCCCTAACGGCAGCGAAGTGCTGAATGTGAATGGGCCCGTGCAGGTGAATATTGCCGAATCGCTGATCGTCGCGATTCGCGAGGGTATTGGGATCGGGATATTGCCGTTGTACGCCGCTATTGATGGATTACGGTCAGGGTCAATCGTGCGCGTGCTGCCGGAGTACACGCTGCAGAAGATGAATGTCTATGCGCTGTATCCGTCGCGCAAGTTTATCGACGCGAAGACGAGGACCTGGGTGGAGTTTTTGCGGACGCATTTGCCGCAGGTTATTGCTCGCGATGTCGCGCTGTTAGGGGAAGTTGCCCGCCAGAATATCGCCGCCGATGATGCGCTGCACGCGAATGAAGGTGGCGAAGCTGCATCGCGCAGTTAG
- a CDS encoding phosphonate degradation HD-domain oxygenase, protein MALNLDDIRGLFEAHGQLAYSGEPVTQLEHALQSGALAESEGAAEELVAAAFLHDLGHLLNRQGETPTARGIDDLHQYFALPFLRPVLPEAVLEPIRLHVDAKRCLCAIDAAYFGKLSVDSVRSLELQGGIFSDDEAQVFLKKPFAEDALRLRRWDDLAKEANRATPDLDHYLNLVSRVMERHAAV, encoded by the coding sequence GTGGCATTGAATCTCGACGACATTCGCGGACTGTTCGAAGCGCACGGCCAGCTTGCCTATAGCGGCGAGCCGGTGACGCAGCTCGAGCATGCATTGCAAAGCGGCGCGCTGGCGGAATCGGAAGGTGCCGCTGAGGAGCTGGTCGCTGCGGCCTTTCTGCATGACCTCGGGCATCTGCTGAACCGCCAGGGCGAGACGCCGACCGCGCGCGGTATCGACGATCTGCATCAATACTTCGCGCTGCCGTTCTTGCGGCCGGTGTTGCCGGAAGCGGTGCTGGAGCCGATTCGGCTGCACGTCGATGCGAAGCGCTGCCTGTGCGCTATCGATGCGGCGTACTTTGGGAAGTTGTCAGTGGATTCCGTGCGCAGTCTCGAACTGCAAGGCGGCATATTCAGTGACGACGAGGCGCAGGTGTTCCTGAAGAAGCCGTTTGCCGAGGATGCGCTGCGTTTGCGTCGCTGGGACGATCTGGCGAAAGAAGCGAATCGCGCGACACCGGATCTCGATCATTATCTAAATCTCGTGTCGCGCGTGATGGAGCGGCATGCTGCCGTTTGA
- the phnY gene encoding phosphonoacetaldehyde dehydrogenase, protein MNAILQSNDHPAFRAEALRLKGERAARARTLDVFDPYSGMRVGTVPMASVDDVRAAFEYAGAYQAKLSRYERSQILERAGILLRERLEAASDLISLESGLSKQDSRYEIGRVADVLKFASIETLRDDGQSFSCDLTPHGKKRRVFTQRDPLAGVIVAITPFNHPMNQVAHKIAPSIATNNRVILKPSEKVPLSAYFLADVLYEAGLPAPMLQVLTGDPREIADELITNPLAELVTFTGGVAIGKHIAERAGYRRVVLELGGNDPLIVLEDADIERAATLAVQGSYKNSGQRCTAVKRIIVQKSIAARFTELVVEKTREWTYGDPFDTSNQMGTVIDADAARLFEARVNEAVAQGARLLTGNQRKGALYAPTVVDQVDPSMTLIREETFGPVSPIITFDTIEDAIRISNGTPFGLSCGLCTNRQDVIPRFINELRVGSVNVWEVPGYRVELTPFGGIKDSGLGYKEGVQEAMKSFTNLKTFSLPWE, encoded by the coding sequence ATGAACGCAATCCTGCAGTCCAACGACCATCCGGCGTTTCGTGCGGAAGCGCTGCGTCTGAAGGGCGAGCGCGCAGCCCGCGCACGTACGCTCGATGTGTTCGATCCGTACTCGGGCATGCGCGTCGGCACGGTGCCGATGGCAAGTGTCGACGATGTGCGCGCGGCTTTCGAATACGCGGGCGCTTATCAGGCGAAACTTTCGCGTTACGAGCGCTCGCAGATTCTCGAGCGCGCGGGGATTCTGCTGCGCGAGCGGCTCGAAGCGGCGTCGGATCTGATCTCGCTTGAATCGGGCTTGTCGAAGCAGGACTCGCGCTATGAAATCGGGCGTGTCGCCGACGTGTTGAAGTTCGCATCGATTGAAACCTTGCGCGACGACGGCCAGAGCTTCTCGTGCGATCTGACGCCGCACGGCAAGAAGCGGCGCGTGTTCACGCAGCGCGATCCGCTCGCGGGCGTGATCGTCGCGATCACGCCGTTCAATCACCCGATGAACCAGGTCGCGCACAAGATCGCGCCTTCCATCGCGACGAATAATCGCGTGATCCTGAAGCCGTCGGAGAAGGTGCCGCTGTCGGCCTATTTTCTCGCCGATGTTCTGTATGAAGCTGGTCTGCCCGCGCCGATGCTGCAGGTGCTCACAGGCGACCCGCGCGAAATCGCCGATGAACTGATCACCAATCCGCTCGCGGAACTCGTCACGTTTACGGGCGGCGTGGCGATCGGCAAGCATATCGCCGAGCGCGCGGGCTACCGGCGCGTCGTACTGGAACTCGGCGGCAACGATCCGTTGATCGTGCTCGAAGACGCGGATATCGAGCGCGCGGCTACGCTGGCCGTGCAGGGTTCGTACAAGAACTCGGGGCAGCGCTGCACGGCCGTCAAGCGGATCATCGTGCAGAAGAGCATCGCTGCGCGCTTTACGGAACTGGTCGTCGAGAAGACGCGCGAATGGACGTACGGCGATCCGTTCGATACGTCGAACCAGATGGGCACCGTCATCGACGCCGACGCGGCGCGGCTGTTCGAAGCACGCGTGAACGAAGCCGTCGCGCAGGGCGCGCGCCTGTTGACGGGCAACCAGCGCAAGGGCGCGCTGTATGCGCCGACGGTGGTCGATCAGGTCGATCCATCGATGACGCTGATTCGCGAGGAAACGTTCGGCCCCGTCTCGCCGATCATCACGTTCGACACGATCGAAGACGCGATCCGCATCAGCAATGGCACGCCGTTCGGTTTGTCGTGCGGGCTGTGTACGAACCGGCAGGATGTGATTCCGCGCTTTATCAACGAACTGCGCGTCGGCTCGGTGAACGTGTGGGAAGTGCCGGGGTATCGCGTCGAGCTGACGCCGTTCGGCGGCATCAAGGATTCGGGGCTCGGATACAAGGAAGGCGTGCAAGAAGCGATGAAGAGCTTCACGAATCTCAAGACCTTTTCTCTTCCGTGGGAGTGA
- the phnA gene encoding phosphonoacetate hydrolase has product MAIQSERNVEVNGRSYRLPVKPTVVVCVDGCEYDYLEAAVNAGVAPFIGKMLRDGAAFKADCVIPSFTNPNNLSIVCGVPPSVHGICGNYFWDPQANEGKGAEVMMNDPAYLRAPTLLAAASDAGAAVAVVTAKDKLRRLLGNKMKGICFSAEKSDKVTLDENGIDDVLGLVGLPVPDVYSADLSEFVFAAGVRLAQTRKLDLMYLSTTDYIQHKWAPGTEGANAFYAMMDGYLAQLDALGWVIGLTADHGMNAKHDPQTGEPNVIYLQDVMDEWLGARAARVILPITDPYVVHHGALGSFATIYLPPDANARQLIERLAGLKDIEVVLDNQAACERFELPNDRVGDIVVVSKKNTALGTRRDEHDLSGLTVPLRSHGGISEQVVPLIFNRRIDETRVAGKRLRNFDVFDLALNHVAAS; this is encoded by the coding sequence ATGGCAATCCAATCCGAACGTAATGTTGAAGTGAATGGCCGCAGCTACCGTCTGCCCGTCAAGCCGACGGTGGTCGTGTGTGTCGACGGTTGCGAGTACGACTATCTGGAAGCGGCCGTGAACGCGGGCGTGGCGCCCTTTATCGGCAAGATGTTGCGCGACGGCGCGGCGTTCAAGGCCGACTGCGTGATTCCGTCGTTCACCAACCCGAACAACCTGTCGATCGTCTGCGGCGTGCCGCCTTCCGTGCATGGCATTTGCGGCAACTACTTCTGGGACCCGCAGGCCAACGAAGGCAAGGGCGCGGAAGTGATGATGAACGATCCCGCTTATCTGCGCGCGCCGACGTTGCTCGCGGCTGCCTCCGATGCGGGCGCGGCTGTCGCCGTCGTCACGGCTAAAGACAAGCTGCGCCGCCTGCTCGGCAACAAGATGAAGGGCATCTGCTTCTCGGCGGAAAAGTCCGACAAGGTGACGCTCGACGAGAACGGTATCGACGACGTGCTCGGGCTGGTTGGTCTGCCCGTGCCCGACGTGTACAGCGCGGATCTTTCCGAATTCGTGTTCGCAGCGGGCGTGCGGCTCGCGCAGACGCGCAAGCTCGACCTGATGTATCTGTCGACCACTGACTACATCCAGCACAAGTGGGCGCCCGGCACGGAAGGCGCGAACGCGTTCTACGCAATGATGGACGGCTATCTGGCGCAGCTCGACGCGCTCGGCTGGGTGATCGGCCTCACCGCCGACCACGGCATGAACGCCAAACACGATCCGCAGACGGGCGAGCCGAACGTGATCTATCTGCAGGACGTGATGGACGAGTGGCTCGGCGCACGCGCGGCCCGCGTGATTCTGCCGATCACCGATCCCTATGTGGTGCATCACGGCGCGCTCGGTTCGTTCGCGACGATCTATCTGCCGCCCGACGCGAATGCGCGGCAGTTGATCGAACGTCTTGCTGGCTTGAAGGACATCGAAGTCGTGCTCGACAACCAGGCGGCGTGCGAGCGCTTCGAGTTGCCGAACGATCGCGTGGGCGACATCGTCGTCGTCAGCAAAAAGAATACGGCGCTCGGCACGCGCCGCGATGAACATGACCTGTCGGGTTTGACCGTGCCGCTGCGCTCGCACGGCGGCATCTCGGAACAGGTGGTGCCGCTGATCTTCAATCGACGCATCGACGAAACACGCGTCGCAGGCAAGCGTCTGCGCAATTTCGACGTGTTCGACCTTGCGTTAAACCATGTGGCGGCCTCATGA
- a CDS encoding phosphonate utilization associated transcriptional regulator, with amino-acid sequence MTENMEIDSDDRIEVVRRHSLTALVRDEIERHIVDGKLAPGDKLNEADWAARLQVSRGPVREAFRALEQAGLVRNEKNRGVFVRTVSLAEADEIYAVRAVLEEAACRMLASRIDAAQLAALRAHVDAMRAALDAGDHDAYARANVAFHDAIVATAGNGKLYETYRRLVGELSLFRRAALGVRSDAMERSLAEHRAILSALAARNADKAAQLMLAHVDGGRQRAHEAVEPRASNVTDEGNDGLSALLA; translated from the coding sequence ATGACCGAAAATATGGAAATTGACTCGGACGACCGGATCGAAGTGGTCAGGCGGCATTCGTTGACGGCGCTGGTGCGCGACGAGATCGAGCGGCACATCGTCGACGGCAAGCTGGCGCCCGGCGACAAGCTGAACGAAGCGGATTGGGCCGCGCGTCTGCAGGTGTCGCGCGGGCCGGTGCGCGAGGCGTTTCGCGCGTTGGAGCAGGCGGGGCTGGTGCGCAACGAGAAGAACCGTGGCGTGTTCGTGCGGACCGTGTCGCTGGCGGAAGCCGACGAGATCTACGCGGTGCGCGCGGTGCTCGAAGAGGCGGCGTGCCGGATGCTGGCCTCGCGTATCGACGCCGCGCAACTGGCGGCGCTGCGCGCGCATGTCGACGCAATGCGCGCCGCGCTCGATGCCGGCGATCACGACGCGTATGCGCGCGCGAACGTCGCGTTTCACGATGCGATCGTGGCGACGGCGGGCAATGGCAAGCTGTATGAGACGTATCGCAGGCTGGTGGGTGAATTGAGTCTGTTCCGGCGCGCCGCGCTGGGCGTGCGGTCCGATGCGATGGAGCGCTCGCTCGCCGAGCATCGCGCGATTCTCTCGGCGCTCGCCGCGCGCAATGCGGACAAAGCCGCGCAGCTGATGCTCGCGCATGTGGACGGCGGCAGGCAACGCGCGCATGAGGCCGTCGAGCCGCGCGCGTCGAACGTAACGGACGAAGGCAATGACGGGTTGAGCGCGCTGCTCGCCTGA
- the phnV gene encoding 2-aminoethylphosphonate ABC transport system, membrane component PhnV — translation MSDLDQTVLPAVQHRARPVQHGFVARVMGGLFMAFAALLCFWLFVLPVIVVALSSVAAHWSGTILPDGFSMRWFERLGGSDFDALVTSLQIGFGVAILGTILGLWLALALEGRDRRGLGALVDTIAMVPNGVPSVVLGLAVLIAYHKKPVDLSSSAAIVVFVQLALVLPFCYRCAAAALRPELTVLREAAASLGAPPSMVLRRVVLPQLVPAIRASLALGFALSLGELGATLTVYPPGFATVPIVVVGQVERGYYLPASALSLILLIASLAALVLIAARVPRRRVD, via the coding sequence ATGTCCGATCTCGATCAAACCGTGCTGCCCGCCGTGCAGCATCGCGCGCGGCCCGTTCAACACGGATTCGTCGCACGCGTCATGGGCGGGCTGTTCATGGCATTCGCCGCGCTGTTGTGCTTCTGGCTGTTCGTGCTGCCTGTGATCGTGGTCGCGCTGTCGAGCGTCGCCGCGCACTGGTCGGGCACGATCCTGCCGGATGGTTTCAGCATGCGCTGGTTCGAGCGACTCGGCGGCAGCGATTTCGATGCGCTCGTGACCAGCCTGCAGATCGGCTTCGGCGTCGCGATTCTCGGCACGATTCTCGGCCTGTGGCTCGCGCTTGCGCTCGAAGGGCGCGACCGGCGTGGACTCGGCGCACTCGTCGATACGATCGCAATGGTGCCCAACGGCGTGCCGAGCGTCGTGCTCGGCCTCGCTGTGCTGATCGCGTATCACAAGAAGCCGGTGGATCTGTCGAGTTCCGCTGCCATCGTCGTATTCGTTCAGTTGGCGCTCGTGTTGCCGTTCTGCTATCGCTGCGCGGCGGCCGCGTTGCGGCCCGAACTGACCGTATTGCGCGAGGCGGCTGCGAGCCTCGGTGCGCCGCCGTCGATGGTGCTGCGCCGTGTCGTGCTGCCGCAACTGGTGCCCGCAATCCGCGCATCGCTTGCGCTCGGCTTCGCGCTGTCGCTTGGTGAACTGGGCGCAACGCTCACCGTTTATCCGCCGGGTTTCGCGACGGTGCCGATCGTCGTCGTCGGACAGGTCGAACGCGGCTATTACCTGCCGGCGTCGGCGCTGTCGCTGATTCTGCTGATCGCTTCGCTTGCCGCGCTGGTGCTGATTGCCGCCCGCGTGCCGCGTCGCCGCGTGGACTGA
- a CDS encoding 2-aminoethylphosphonate ABC transporter permease subunit, with the protein MSSLFSPDASPDALAQAADARRAATAASHAAAKRRRERLSQWHLAFLAVFVLGPLVIYPLVRLVLLSLSGEHGLSFHAYSTFFQNPETSGVIGTTLWILFASAGLASLLGVALASLLFFKPFPGARLVTRFLELFVAFPSFLVAFTLIFLYGSQGSVSIGLQRLFHLEAPPLDFLFGIGGVILAEVVFYAPFVVRPTLASFAMLDMRLIEAARSLGANGWMVAFRVILPLAWPGIAAGTILCFLLTLNEFGILLVLGSAHLITLPVAIYSSATVDLDLPTAAAGAVVMLAMSLSLYALYRQVNKRKVRGAK; encoded by the coding sequence ATGTCGTCCTTATTCAGCCCTGACGCCAGCCCCGACGCGCTCGCGCAAGCGGCTGACGCACGCCGCGCCGCGACGGCCGCCTCGCACGCGGCGGCAAAGCGTCGGCGCGAGCGCCTGTCGCAATGGCATCTGGCGTTTCTCGCTGTCTTCGTGCTCGGCCCGCTGGTGATTTATCCGCTCGTGCGTCTCGTGTTGCTGAGCCTGTCGGGTGAGCATGGATTGAGCTTTCACGCTTACTCGACGTTCTTCCAGAACCCGGAAACGAGCGGCGTGATCGGCACGACGCTGTGGATTCTGTTTGCCAGCGCCGGGCTCGCGTCGCTGCTCGGCGTCGCGCTCGCGTCGCTGCTGTTCTTCAAGCCGTTTCCGGGCGCGCGGCTCGTCACGCGGTTTCTGGAACTGTTCGTCGCGTTCCCGTCGTTCCTCGTCGCGTTCACGCTGATCTTTCTCTACGGCTCGCAAGGCTCCGTCAGCATCGGGCTGCAACGGCTCTTCCATCTCGAGGCACCGCCGCTCGACTTCCTGTTTGGCATCGGCGGCGTGATTCTGGCGGAAGTGGTGTTCTACGCGCCGTTCGTCGTGCGTCCTACGCTCGCATCGTTCGCAATGCTCGACATGCGTCTGATCGAAGCCGCGCGCAGCCTCGGCGCGAACGGCTGGATGGTCGCGTTTCGCGTGATCCTGCCGCTCGCGTGGCCGGGCATCGCGGCGGGCACGATCCTGTGCTTTCTGCTGACGCTCAACGAGTTCGGCATTCTGCTCGTGCTCGGCAGCGCGCATCTGATCACGCTGCCCGTGGCGATCTACAGCTCGGCCACCGTCGATCTCGACCTTCCAACGGCTGCCGCCGGCGCCGTCGTGATGCTGGCGATGTCGCTGTCGTTGTATGCGCTGTACCGCCAGGTCAACAAGCGCAAGGTGAGGGGAGCGAAGTAA